In Paracoccus fistulariae, a single window of DNA contains:
- a CDS encoding imelysin family protein, with protein sequence MNRIAFGISVTALAAGLGNAAMAQTAAEVLETYADIAQAGYEDSMISARTLEEAVNALIEAPSAENLQAARAAWIAARVPYQQTEVFRFGNAIVDDWEGRVNAWPLDEGLIDYVDGSYGGPSDENQFATLNVIANPRFTLSGTEIDATEITPALLQDTLQEADGIEANVATGYHAIEFLLWGQDLNGHGKGAGNRPWTDYAQGEACTNGNCDRRAEYLAAASQLLVSDLEWMTAQWAEGGAARTALTGDESAGLSAMLTGMGSLSYGEQAGERMRLGLMLNDPEEEHDCFSDNTPNSHYYDGLGVQNVYLGDYMRIDGSVVSGASLSDLVAEGNPELDAEMKARLSDTMKALARIKTASEAGFAYDQMLERGNSQGEALIMGGVDALVAQTRSIERVVTALELDGIAIEGSDSLDNPSAVFQ encoded by the coding sequence AGGCGGGGTATGAGGACAGCATGATCTCTGCCCGGACGCTGGAAGAGGCCGTGAATGCGTTGATCGAGGCGCCCTCGGCCGAAAATCTGCAGGCGGCGCGGGCTGCCTGGATCGCGGCGCGCGTGCCCTATCAGCAGACCGAGGTGTTCCGCTTTGGCAATGCCATCGTCGATGACTGGGAAGGCCGGGTGAATGCCTGGCCGCTGGATGAGGGGTTGATCGATTACGTCGATGGCAGCTATGGCGGGCCCAGCGACGAAAACCAGTTCGCCACGCTGAACGTGATTGCCAATCCCCGCTTCACCCTGTCGGGCACGGAAATCGATGCGACCGAGATCACGCCCGCCCTGCTGCAGGACACGCTGCAAGAGGCCGACGGGATCGAGGCGAATGTCGCCACCGGCTATCACGCCATCGAATTTCTGCTGTGGGGTCAGGATCTGAACGGTCACGGCAAGGGCGCGGGCAACCGGCCCTGGACCGATTACGCCCAGGGCGAGGCCTGCACCAATGGCAATTGCGACCGCCGCGCGGAATATCTGGCGGCGGCATCGCAGCTGCTGGTGTCCGATCTGGAATGGATGACGGCGCAATGGGCCGAAGGTGGCGCCGCCCGCACCGCGCTGACCGGGGATGAATCGGCGGGCCTGTCGGCCATGCTGACCGGTATGGGCTCGCTGTCCTATGGCGAACAGGCGGGCGAGCGGATGCGCCTTGGCCTGATGCTGAACGACCCCGAGGAAGAGCATGACTGCTTCTCGGACAACACGCCGAACAGCCATTACTATGACGGGCTGGGCGTGCAGAATGTCTATCTGGGCGACTATATGCGCATCGACGGATCGGTCGTGTCCGGCGCGTCGCTGTCGGATCTGGTGGCCGAGGGCAACCCCGAACTGGATGCCGAGATGAAAGCGCGCCTGTCCGACACGATGAAGGCGCTGGCCCGGATCAAGACCGCCTCCGAGGCCGGTTTCGCCTATGACCAGATGCTGGAACGCGGCAATTCGCAAGGCGAGGCGCTGATCATGGGCGGCGTCGATGCGCTGGTCGCGCAGACCCGCTCGATCGAGCGGGTGGTGACGGCGCTGGAACTGGATGGCATCGCGATCGAGGGCTCGGACAGTCTGGACAACCCTTCGGCGGTCTTTCAGTAA